The genomic region CGGACCGTGGTGAGCGGGGTACGCAGCTCGTGCGAGACGTCCGAGGTGAACCGGCGCTGCAACCGGGACATCTCCTCCAGCCGCATGATCTGCCGCTGGAGGTTCGTGGCCATCTGGTTGAACGAGGCGGCGAGCAACGCCAGGTCGTCCTCCCCGTTGACCACCATCCGCTGGTCGAGCAGGCCCGCGGAGAGCCGCTGGGCCGTCCGGGCCGCCACCCGCACCGGGTTCACCACCAGCCGGGTCACCAGGGCCGCCAGCAGCCCGAGCAGCACCACGAGGGCGACACCGGTGGCCACCACGGTGGCCCGGGCGTCCGCCGCGGTGGCGTCCTGCCGGGCCAGGGGCACGAGGTAGTAGAGCTCGACCTGGCCGAACCGGGTCGGCACCGGCGAGCCGTAGACCAGGTATTTCGTCCGGTCGCCGGTCAGCCGGCCGGTGCTGATCTGGCTGGCCACGTTGCCGTCGGCGACCGCGGCCCGCAGCTCGCGGCTGATCAGCGGCTGGACGTTGACCGCTGGGGCCGTCCGGGTCTGGATCACGCCGGGGTAGCGGTCCGCGGTGATGGCCACCACGACCCCACTGGTCTGCTGCGGATCTCCGCCGGCCAGGTAGTTGACCGTGCCCTCGATGGTCTCCTGGAGCTGGGCCTCCTGCGGCTGGCCGTAGAGGTAGACCTGTTTCGCCGCGTAGTCCGCTCCGCTGTTCAGCCGCAGCCGGACGTCCGTCTTGGCGTTCTCCAGCAGGATGTTGGTGATCTTGTCAGCGATCAGGTAGGCGAACCCGCCCACCAGCAGGCTGGACGCGACCAGCGTGATGGTGACCACCCGGACCTGGAGCGAGCGGCGCCAGGTCTGGTGCACGCCGGCGACCAGCCGGGCGCCCCGCCCGGCCAACCCACGCCATAGCTCCCCGACGGCGCCACGCCGACGGGGAGTCGTTGACTCGGGGTGCGGGAGCGGGGAGGAGGCCACAGTGCGACCAGGCTATCCGGTACCCGCCTTGTAGCCCACGCCCCGCACTGTGAGGATGATTTCCGGCCGCTCCGGATCTGGCTCGATCTTGGCCCGGAGCCGCTGCACGTGCACGTTGAC from Micromonospora sp. WMMD812 harbors:
- the mtrB gene encoding MtrAB system histidine kinase MtrB yields the protein MASSPLPHPESTTPRRRGAVGELWRGLAGRGARLVAGVHQTWRRSLQVRVVTITLVASSLLVGGFAYLIADKITNILLENAKTDVRLRLNSGADYAAKQVYLYGQPQEAQLQETIEGTVNYLAGGDPQQTSGVVVAITADRYPGVIQTRTAPAVNVQPLISRELRAAVADGNVASQISTGRLTGDRTKYLVYGSPVPTRFGQVELYYLVPLARQDATAADARATVVATGVALVVLLGLLAALVTRLVVNPVRVAARTAQRLSAGLLDQRMVVNGEDDLALLAASFNQMATNLQRQIMRLEEMSRLQRRFTSDVSHELRTPLTTVRMAADLIFAERDEFDPAVARSAELLQAELDRFEELLTDLLEISRFDAGFAMLDAEPTDLVPVVHRVVDRLAGLAERVGVPIELDLPGAEVIAEVDPRRVERVLRNLVGNAVEHGEGRPVLITLGVDDTAVAITVRDHGVGLKPGEEKLVFNRFWRADPSRARQTGGTGLGLSISLEDARLHGGWLEAWGAPGQGAQFRLTLPARAGDRLTTSPLRLVPGDARLPFGGPRDGGPLATGSGSGALAITPVPTGDPDTARAEVRS